In the Eptesicus fuscus isolate TK198812 chromosome 12, DD_ASM_mEF_20220401, whole genome shotgun sequence genome, one interval contains:
- the CBLN4 gene encoding cerebellin-4, with translation MGSARRALSMVPAVLLALTLPVWAQNDTEPIVLEGKCLVVCDSNPATDSKGSSSSPLGISVRAANSKVAFSAVRSTNHEPSEMSNKTRIIYFDQILVNVGNFFTLESVFVAPRKGIYSFSFHVIKVYQSQTIQVNLMLNGKPVISAFAGDKDVTREAATNGVLLYLDKEDKVYLKLEKGNLVGGWQYSTFSGFLVFPL, from the exons ATGGGCTCGGCGCGCCGGGCGCTGTCCATGGTGCCAGCCGTGCTGCTGGCCCTCACGCTGCCCGTCTGGGCGCAGAACGACACGGAGCCCATCGTGCTGGAGGGCAAATGCCTGGTGGTGTGTGACTCGAACCCAGCCACGGACTCCAagggctcctcttcctcccctctgggGATCTCGGTGCGGGCGGCCAACTCCAAGGTCGCCTTCTCGGCGGTGCGGAGCACCAACCACGAGCCCTCGGAGATGAGCAACAAGACGCGCATCATTTACTTCGATCAG ATCCTAGTAAATGTGGGCAATTTTTTCACCCTGGAGTCTGTCTTTGTAGCACCAAGAAAAGGAATTTACAGTTTCAGTTTTCACGTAATTAAAGTCTACCAGAGCCAAACAATCCAG gtTAACCTGATGTTAAATGGAAAACCGGTAATATCTGCCTTTGCTGGGGACAAAGATGTTACTCGTGAAGCTGCCACCAATGGAGTCTTGCTCTACCTGGATAAGGAGGATAAGGTTTACCTAAAACTGGAGAAAGGTAACCTGGTCGGAGGCTGGCAGTATTCCACGTTCTCGGGCTTCCTGGTGTTCCCCCTATAG